ACACGGAAGCTCATATCCCCATCTTGGGCCCCGAGACTTACCTGCTTGCCGACTGGAAGATGCCTCCCCATGCGCGGGGTGTTGTCCTCTTTGCCCACGGTAGCGGGAGCAGTAGGCACAGTCTGCGCAACAGGGCTGTCGCCAGGTATCTGGTCAGTCGTGGCATCGGGACCTTCCTCCTAGATCTCCTGACCGCGGAGGAGGAGCGGGTCGATAACGTAACACGAGATTTCCGTTTCGATATTCAACTGCTAGCCAAGCGACTCGTGATGGCAACGCGCTGGATACGCTCTCAACCGGTGACCAGCGAGCTGCCCCTCGGTTACTTCGGGGCCAGCACCGGCGCAGCAGCAGCACTCGTGGCCGCGGCAAAACTGCAGGATGAGATAGCGGCTGTGGTCTCCCGAGGAGGGCGACCCGATCTTGCCGGGAGCGCCCTCGCCGATGTCAACTCCCCCACCCTTCTGATCGTGGGAGGAAATGACACGGAGGTGGAGGTTCTCAATAGGCGGGCCTTGGCAAAGCTCTCATGCAGCAAGAAGCTCTCGATTATCCCGGGGGCGACTCATCTCTTCGTGGAACCGGGAACTCTCGAACAGGTTGAGGTCCTCGCAGCCAACTGGTTTCTGAAACAATTCGCCGTCCATGAACCCGTGACTATGAGCACGGGAGGGAGGATCCGGTGATGCGATTCCACGACAGAAAGGAGGCGGGTCAACTACTGGCACTGGAGCTGGCGTGCTACAAGGATCGTAGAGACGTGCTCATCCTTGCACTGCCACGAGGAGGAGTTCCGGTGGCCCATGAGATCGCCTCAGTGCTCCATTGCCCACTCGACGTACTGGTGGTGAGGAAGCTGGGTGTTCCAGGACACGAAGAGATGGCCATGGGTGCCATCGCCACGGGGGGAATCCGCCTGATCAATCCTGACATTGTTTCCGCTCTCGGAATCACTCCCCAAGCCGTCGAGTCTGTCGAGCGCAAGGAAGAGGCGGAACTTGTTCGCCGTGAAAGAACCTACCGGGGAAACCTCGGGCTACTAGACCCCAGCGAGAAGATAATCATTCTGGTCGATGACGGCATTGCCACGGGAGCGACCATGCAGGCGGCGATCGCCTCACTGAAACAGCGCCATGTCAGGAAGATCATCGTGGCTTCTCCCGTAGCCCCTCACTCGGTGGTCTTATCACTCCGTCGCGTGGCAGACGACGTGGTCACGGTGTTGACTCCGGAAGACTTCGGCGGTGTGGGACGTTGGTATGAGGATTTCTCCCAAACCTCCGATGAGGAAGTGCAGCAGCTACTAGAGGCTGACCATGAGAGCTCTCTAACCACACACCATCCATGAAAACTGAGACTGAGATCCTTCGAAAATCGGTAATTCCCCTCACCGGCGGCCCTGCTGATTTTGATCACCTGATTGAACGGGCGCGGGACAAGCGGGTGGTCCTTCTCGGGGAGGCCTCCCACGGAACCCATGAGTTCTACAAAGTTCGCGCCGAGATCACGAAACGGCTGATTCGCGATCTCGGATTCAATGCGGTCGCTATCGAGGGAGACTGGCCCGATGCCTACAGGGTGAACCGCTTCGTGCAGGGAGCAGGAGGCGATCCGGAGGCCATCGATGCGCTCGGGGGATTTAAACGGTTCCCCCAATGGATGTGGCGCAATAGCGATGTCCTCGATTTTATAGGTTGGCTTAGGAACTGGAATGGATCTGTCGATGACGACCATCGGAAGGGACATCATGACGGGAAATTCGCAACGGGGTTTTACGGTCTGGATCTTTACAGTCTGAACGCCTCAATGAAGGCTGTGATTGATTCCCTCAAAAAGATCGATCCGGCGGCAGCGAATCGGGTGGCCTCGCATTACTCATGTTTCGACCATTATGACAGCGACACCCAGCGCTACGGCCTCCTGGCCGGATCAGGAATGTCCGAGAGCTGCAAGCAGCAGGTAATGGCCGCGATCGCTGAACTCCAAGTCCGAAGAGAATCGTATCTGGGGCGGGACGGCATACGTGCAGCCGATGATTTCTTCGATGCCGATCAGAATGCACGTCTCGTCCATGACGCGGAGGAATACTACCGCACGATGTTCCGC
The window above is part of the Verrucomicrobiota bacterium genome. Proteins encoded here:
- a CDS encoding phosphoribosyltransferase; its protein translation is MRFHDRKEAGQLLALELACYKDRRDVLILALPRGGVPVAHEIASVLHCPLDVLVVRKLGVPGHEEMAMGAIATGGIRLINPDIVSALGITPQAVESVERKEEAELVRRERTYRGNLGLLDPSEKIIILVDDGIATGATMQAAIASLKQRHVRKIIVASPVAPHSVVLSLRRVADDVVTVLTPEDFGGVGRWYEDFSQTSDEEVQQLLEADHESSLTTHHP
- a CDS encoding lysophospholipase encodes the protein MTENHNDLFSEEEFNTEAHIPILGPETYLLADWKMPPHARGVVLFAHGSGSSRHSLRNRAVARYLVSRGIGTFLLDLLTAEEERVDNVTRDFRFDIQLLAKRLVMATRWIRSQPVTSELPLGYFGASTGAAAALVAAAKLQDEIAAVVSRGGRPDLAGSALADVNSPTLLIVGGNDTEVEVLNRRALAKLSCSKKLSIIPGATHLFVEPGTLEQVEVLAANWFLKQFAVHEPVTMSTGGRIR
- a CDS encoding erythromycin esterase family protein, producing MKTETEILRKSVIPLTGGPADFDHLIERARDKRVVLLGEASHGTHEFYKVRAEITKRLIRDLGFNAVAIEGDWPDAYRVNRFVQGAGGDPEAIDALGGFKRFPQWMWRNSDVLDFIGWLRNWNGSVDDDHRKGHHDGKFATGFYGLDLYSLNASMKAVIDSLKKIDPAAANRVASHYSCFDHYDSDTQRYGLLAGSGMSESCKQQVMAAIAELQVRRESYLGRDGIRAADDFFDADQNARLVHDAEEYYRTMFRHDVSSWNLRDKHMMQTLLLLIHHLKQTRLRAKVVVWAHNSHLGNASATSMKQRGEFNIGQLVRDHFQEEALSVGFTTHHGTVTASSDWDGPAERKRVRAALPDSYEQFFHETGIPNFWLDCHADSKVEQILRNPRLERAIGVIYRPETERQSHYFRSTLPDQFDCILHYDETRAVEPLERTVEWTTGEVDETYPTGL